One Rissa tridactyla isolate bRisTri1 chromosome 4, bRisTri1.patW.cur.20221130, whole genome shotgun sequence DNA window includes the following coding sequences:
- the LOC128909550 gene encoding cytochrome b-245 light chain produces the protein MGQIEWAMWANEQALAAGLIMLTGGIVAVAGQFKGWYFAAYAIVAGVLVCLLEYPRSKRQKGSTMERCGQKYLTAVVKVFGPLTRNYYIRAILHAALAVPAGFLLSTILGTVCLGIASGIYLLAAVRGEEWRPIEQKPRERPHMGDTIKQPPSNPPPPGPPPMPARSSRWRWGAR, from the exons ATGGGGCAGATCGAGTGGGCCATGTGGGCTAACGAGCAGGCGCTGGCCGCCGGGCTCA TCATGCTGACGGGCGGGATCGTGGCCGTGGCGGGGCAGTTCAAGGGCTGGTACTTCGCGGCGTACGCCAT cgtgGCAGGCGTCTTGGTCTGCCTGCTCGAGTACCCCAGGAGCAAGCGACAAAAGGGCTCCACCATGGAGAGGTG CGGCCAGAAGTACCTGACGGCGGTGGTGAAGGTGTTCGGGCCCCTCACAAGGAATTATTACATCCGAGCCATCCTGCACGCCGC CCTGGCTGTCCCCGCCGGTTTCCTCCTCTCCACCATCCTGGGCACCGTCTGCCTGGGCATCGCGAGTGGCATCTACCTGCTG GCGGCGGTGCGTGGGGAGGAGTGGAGACCCATCGAGCAGAAGCCCCGGGAGCGGCCGCACATGGGGGACACCATCAAGCAGCCGCCCAGCAACCctccccccccgggccccccgccgATGCCCGCA